A DNA window from Vigna unguiculata cultivar IT97K-499-35 chromosome 10, ASM411807v1, whole genome shotgun sequence contains the following coding sequences:
- the LOC114166389 gene encoding uncharacterized protein LOC114166389, whose product MPVMKRYVLRLFISLKYITANVVDRSNGRIVATSSTAEHSIKESLECGRSCNAKAATVVGEVLARRLKVEGLDEGEGRGIHANIGKEVGKKGFKNQTKVWAVMNALKNNGVKLILDDENDDKNSWPSSS is encoded by the coding sequence ATGCCGGTTATGAAGCGATATGTTCTGAGATTGTTCATATCATTGAAGTATATCACTGCAAACGTGGTAGACAGAAGCAACGGTCGAATTGTAGCAACATCATCCACTGCAGAACACAGCATTAAAGAGTCACTTGAGTGTGGCAGGTCCTGCAATGCTAAAGCAGCAACTGTTGTTGGAGAGGTATTGGCCAGGAGGCTCAAAGTTGAGGGCCTCgatgaaggagaaggaagagggATTCATGCAAACATAGGTAAAGAAGTAGGGAAGAAAGGATTTAAGAACCAAACCAAGGTTTGGGCTGTTATGAATGCTCTCAAGAACAATGGAGTCAAACTCATCCTCGATGATGAAAACGATGACAAAAATTCTTGGCCTAGTTCATCATAA